A window of Perognathus longimembris pacificus isolate PPM17 chromosome 6, ASM2315922v1, whole genome shotgun sequence contains these coding sequences:
- the LOC125353543 gene encoding olfactory receptor 14J1-like encodes MVLTNGTRVSGFLLMGFSENPHLQLLQAFLFLVMYLLALTSNFIIITITTLDEQLQSPMYYFLKQLSLLDASFISVTIPQSIDNSLTGNSCISYAQCVFQVFFFTSLAWAELAILTVMSYDRYVAICFPLHYELIMDPRKCRSAVTAVWVSGGISGIMYTAATFSITFCRAKVLHQFFCDVPQIMKLSCSNDYLAVVGVDSFMAVAALACFISIAFSYIHIFSTVLRIPSAEGRSKVFSTCLPHLFVVSIFLSTGFCAYFKPTSDSPTVLDLVLPVCYIIIPPTLNPVIYSLRNEAMQGALRRFLLAGRFTEKKGFMLCRYL; translated from the coding sequence ATGGTTCTGACCAATGGAACCAGAGTAAGCGGATTCCTCCTCATGGGGTTTTCTGAGAATCCTCATCTGCAGCTCTTACAAGCTTTCCTGTTCTTGGTGATGTACCTTTTGGCCTTGACAAGCAACttcatcattatcaccatcacaACACTGGATGAGCAGCTCCAGTCTCCCATGTATTACTTCCTGAAGCAACTTTCCCTTCTGGATGCCTCCTTCATCTCTGTCACCATCCCCCAGTCCATTGACAACTCCCTCACAGGCAACAGCTGTATTTCCTATGCTCAGTGCGTTTTCCAGGTTTTCTTCTTCACATCTTTGGCCTGGGCTGAGTTGGCCATTCTCACGGTGATGTCTTATGACCGCTATGTAGCCATTTGCTTCCCACTGCACTATGAGCTCATCATGGATCCCAGAAAATGTAGGAGTGCTGTGACAGCTGTATGGGTAAGTGGAGGCATCTCAGGAATCATGTACACAGCTGCCACATTTTCTATCACATTCTGTAGAGCCAAAGTACTTCACCAGTTCTTCTGTGATGTCCCTCAAATCATGAAGCTCTCCTGCTCCAATGATTACCTTGCAGTCGTTGGAGTGGATAGTTTCATGGCTGTGGCAGCCTTAGCCTGTTTCATCTCCATTGCCTTCTCCTACATCCACATATTCTCCACAGTTCTAAGAATCCCCTCTGCTGAAGGCCGATCTAAGGTCTTCTCCACCTGCTTGCCACACCTTTTTGTTGTCTCAATTTTCCTCTCCACAGGCTTCTGTGCATACTTCAAACCAACTTCAGACTCTCCAACTGTTTTGGACCTAGTGTTACCTGTTTGTTATATAATCATACCTCCAACACTCAACCCTGTTATCTATAGTCTGAGGAATGAGGCCATGCAGGGAGCTTTAAGACGATTCCTCTTAGCTGGCAGATTCACTGAGAAAAAAGGATTCATGTTGTGTCGGTACCTATGA
- the LOC125353545 gene encoding olfactory receptor 14J1-like, which yields MVLTNRTKVSGFLLMGFSENPHLQFLQAFLFLVMYLLALTSNFIIITITTLDEHLQSPMYYFLKQLSLLDASFISVTIPQSIENSLMGNGYISYAQCIFQVFFFTSLAWAELAILTLMSYDRYVAICFPLHYELLMDPRKCKRAVTAVWVSGGITGTLYMAVTLSLTFCKAKVIHQFFCDVPQIVKLSCSNDYLAVIGVNILVISAAFACFISIAFSYIHIFSTVLRIPSAEGRSKVFSTCLPHLCVVSIFLSTGFCAYLKPTSDSPTVWDLVLPVCYTIIPPTLNPVIYSLRNEAMQGALRRFRLAGRITEIKGFMLCWYL from the coding sequence ATGGTTCTGACAAACAGAACCAAAGTAAGTGGATTCCTCCTCATGGGGTTTTCTGAGAATCCTCATCTGCAGTTCTTACAAGCTTTCCTGTTCTTGGTGATGTACCTTTTGGCCTTGACAAGCaacttcatcatcatcaccatcacaacACTGGATGAGCATCTCCAGTCTCCTATGTATTACTTCCTGAAGCAACTTTCCCTTCTGGATGCCTCCTTCATCTCTGTCACCATCCCCCAGTCCATTGAAAATTCCCTCATGGGAAATGGCTATATTTCCTATGCTCAGTGCATATTCCAGGTTTTCTTCTTCACGTCTTTGGCCTGGGCTGAGTTGGCCATTCTCACCCTGATGTCTTATGACCGCTATGTAGCCATTTGCTTCCCACTGCACTATGAGCTTCTCATGGATCCCAGAAAGTGTAAGAGAGCTGTGACAGCTGTATGGGTAAGTGGAGGCATCACAGGAACTTTGTATATGGCTGTCACATTGTCTCTCACATTCTGTAAAGCCAAAGTAATTCACCAATTCTTCTGTGATGTCCCTCAAATCGTGAAGCTCTCCTGCTCCAATGATTACCTTGCAGTCATTGGAGTGAATATTCTCGTGATTTCAGCAGCCTTCGCCTGTTTCATCTCCATTGCCTTCTCCTACATCCACATATTCTCCACAGTTCTAAGAATCCCCTCTGCTGAAGGCCGATCTAAGGTCTTCTCCACCTGCCTGCCACACCTCTGTGTAGTCTCAATTTTCCTCTCCACAGGCTTCTGTGCATACCTCAAACCAACTTCAGACTCTCCAACTGTTTGGGACCTAGTGTTACCTGTTTGTTATACAATAATACCTCCAACACTCAACCCTGTTATCTACAGTCTGAGGAATGAGGCCATGCAGGGAGCTTTAAGACGATTCCGCTTAGCTGGCAGAATCACTGAGATAAAAGGATTCATGTTGTGTTGGTACCTATGA
- the LOC125353546 gene encoding olfactory receptor 14J1-like, whose product MVLTNRTKVSGFLLMGFSENPHLQILQAFLFLVMYLLALTSNFIIITITTLDEQLQSPMYYFLKQLSLLDASFISVTIPQSIENSLMGNGYISYAQCMFQVFFFTSLAWAELAILTVMSYDRYVAICFPLHYELLMDPRKCRSAVTAVWVSGGITGTLYMAVTLSLTFCKAKVIHQFFCDVPQIVKLSCSNDYLAVIGVNILVISAAFACFISIAFSYIHIFSTVLRIPSAEGRSKVFSTCLPHLCVVSIFLSTGFCAYLKPTSDSPTVLDLVLPVCYTIIPPTLNPVIYSLRNEAMQGALRRFRLAGRITEIKGFMLCWYL is encoded by the coding sequence ATGGTTCTGACAAACAGAACCAAAGTAAGTGGATTCCTCCTCATGGGGTTTTCTGAGAATCCTCATCTGCAGATCTTACAAGCTTTCCTGTTCTTGGTGATGTACCTTTTGGCCTTGACAAGCaacttcatcatcatcaccatcacaacACTGGATGAGCAGCTCCAGTCTCCTATGTATTACTTCCTGAAGCAACTTTCCCTTCTGGATGCCTCCTTCATCTCTGTCACCATCCCCCAGTCCATTGAAAATTCCCTCATGGGAAATGGCTATATTTCCTATGCTCAGTGCATGTTCCAGGTTTTCTTCTTCACGTCTTTGGCCTGGGCTGAGTTGGCCATTCTCACTGTGATGTCTTATGACCGCTATGTAGCCATTTGCTTCCCACTGCACTATGAGCTTCTCATGGATCCCAGAAAATGTAGGAGTGCTGTGACAGCTGTATGGGTAAGTGGAGGCATCACAGGAACTTTGTATATGGCTGTCACATTGTCTCTCACATTCTGTAAAGCCAAAGTAATTCACCAATTCTTCTGTGATGTCCCTCAAATCGTGAAGCTCTCCTGCTCCAATGATTACCTTGCAGTCATTGGAGTGAATATTCTCGTGATTTCAGCAGCCTTCGCCTGTTTCATCTCCATTGCCTTCTCCTACATCCACATATTCTCCACAGTTCTAAGAATCCCCTCTGCTGAAGGCCGATCTAAGGTCTTCTCCACCTGCCTGCCACACCTCTGTGTAGTCTCAATTTTCCTCTCCACAGGCTTCTGTGCATACCTCAAACCAACTTCAGACTCTCCAACTGTTTTGGACCTAGTGTTACCTGTTTGTTATACAATAATACCTCCAACACTAAACCCTGTTATCTACAGTCTGAGGAATGAGGCCATGCAGGGAGCTTTAAGACGATTCCGCTTAGCTGGCAGAATCACTGAGATAAAAGGATTCATGTTGTGTTGGTACCTATGA
- the LOC125353547 gene encoding LOW QUALITY PROTEIN: olfactory receptor 14J1-like (The sequence of the model RefSeq protein was modified relative to this genomic sequence to represent the inferred CDS: inserted 1 base in 1 codon): MVLTNRTRVSGFFLMGFSQNPHLQLLXAFLFLVMYLLALTSNFIIITITTLDEQLQSPMYYFLKQLSILDTSFISVTVPQSFDNSLTGNGCISYTQCVLQVFFFTSLCWAELAILTVMSYDRYVAICFPLHYELIMDPRKCKRAVTAVWVSGGITGTLYMAVTLSLTFCKAKVIHQFFCDVPQIVKLSCSNDYLAVFGVNILMTVAAVACFISIAFSYIHIFSTVLRIPSAEGRSKVFSTCLPHLFVVSFFLSTGICAYLKPTSDYSTALDLLLSIFYTVIPPTLNPVIYSLRNKTMKRAIQKLMLNRKTTEK; the protein is encoded by the exons ATGGTTCTGACAAACAGAACCAGAGTAAGTGGATTTTTCCTCATGGGGTTTTCTCAGAATCCTCATCTGCAGCTCT CAGCTTTCCTGTTCTTGGTGATGTACCTTTTGGCCTTGACAAGCAACttcatcattatcaccatcacaACACTGGATGAGCAGCTCCAGTCTCCCATGTATTACTTCCTGAAGCAACTTTCCATTCTGGACACTTCCTTCATCTCCGTCACCGTCCCCCAGTCCTTTGACAATTCCCTCACGGGCAATGGTTGTATTTCCTATACTCAGTGCGTGCTCCAGGTTTTCTTCTTCACGTCTTTGTGCTGGGCTGAGCTGGCCATTCTCACCGTGATGTCTTATGACCGCTATGTAGCCATTTGCTTCCCACTGCACTATGAGCTCATCATGGATCCCAGAAAGTGTAAGAGAGCTGTGACAGCTGTATGGGTAAGTGGAGGCATCACAGGAACTTTGTATATGGCTGTCACATTGTCTCTCACATTCTGTAAAGCCAAAGTAATTCACCAATTCTTCTGTGATGTCCCTCAAATCGTGAAGCTCTCCTGCTCCAATGATTACCTTGCAGTCTTTGGAGTGAATATTCTAATGACTGTGGCAGCCGTCGCCTGTTTCATCTCCATCGCCTTCTCCTACATCCACATTTTCTCCACAGTTCTAAGAATCCCCTCTGCTGAAGGCCGATCTAAGGTCTTCTCTACCTGCCTGCCACACCTCTTCGTTGTCTCATTTTTCCTCTCCACAGGCATCTGTGCCTACCTCAAACCAACTTCAGACTACTCAACTGCTTTAGACCTTTTGCTATCTATCTTTTACAcagtaattcctccaacactcaACCCTGTTATCTATAGTCTGAGGAATAAGACCATGAAGAGAGCTATACAGAAGCTAATGTTGAATAGAAAAACCACTGAGAAATAA